One genomic region from Sciurus carolinensis chromosome 2, mSciCar1.2, whole genome shotgun sequence encodes:
- the Tcea2 gene encoding transcription elongation factor A protein 2 isoform X2, whose translation MMGKEEEIARIARRLDKMVTRKSAEGAMDLLRELKAMPITLHLLQSTRVGMSVNALRKQSSDEEVIALAKSLIKSWKKLLDASDAQTRNQGKGTPLPTSASKDGSEAMDPSRKKPELPRMLSTPRITTFPPVPVTCDAVRNKCREMLTTALRTDHDHVAVGADCERLSAQIEECIFRDVGNTDMKYKNRVRSRIANLKDAKNPDLRRNVLCGAITPQQIAVMTSEEMASDELKEIRKAMTKEAIREHQMARTGGTQTDLFTCGKCRKKNCTYTQVQTRSSDEPMTTFVVCNECGNRWKVVLLSTLQLCCGPRPWPVLPLLHSWWTQLLWRPPAGSMPWCLLCIFLSFAPLLKVLFAILPSLGLAPGGLYTGFN comes from the exons ATGATGGGCAAGGAGGAGGAGATTGCGCGGATCGCCCGGAGGCTGGACAAGATGGTGACCAGGAAGAGCGCG GAGGGAGCCATGGACCTGCTGCGGGAGCTGAAGGCCATGCCTATCACGCTGCACCTGCTCCAG TCCACCCGTGTTGGGATGTCTGTCAACGCCCTGCGGAAGCAGAGCTCGGACGAGGAGGTCATTGCACTGGCCAAGTCCCTCATCAAGTCCTGGAAGAAGCTCCTGG ATGCTTCCGATGCTCAAACCAGGAATCAGGGGAAGGGCACACCTTTGCCCACATCAGCCTCAAAGGATGGCTCAGAGGCCATGGATCCCAG CCGCAAGAAGCCGGAGCTTCCCAGGATGCTGTCCACCCCAAGGATTACCACGTTCCCCCCAGTGCCTGTTACCTGTGATGCTGTGCGCAACAAGTGCCGTGAGATGCTTACCACTGCCCTGCGAACAGACC ATGACCATGTGGCTGTTGGTGCGGACTGTGAGCGACTGTCAGCCCAGATTGAGGAGT GCATCTTCCGGGATGTGGGAAACACAGACATGAAGTACAAGAACCGCGTGCGCAGTCGGATTGCCAACCTGAAGGATGCCAAGAACCCTGACCTGCGGCGTAACGTGCTGTGTGGTGCCATAACCCCGCAGCAGATTGCAGTGATGACATCGGAG GAGATGGCCAGTGACGAGCTGAAGGAGATCCGCAAGGCCATGACCAAGGAGGCCATCCGCGAGCACCAGATGGCACGCACGGGGGGCACTCAGACCGACCTGTTCACCTGTGGCAAGTGCAGGAAGAAGAACTGCACCTACACGCAG GTACAGACGCGCAGCTCTGATGAGCCCATGACCACCTTTGTTGTTTGCAATGAGTGTGGAAATCGCTGGAAGGTAG TTCTGCTGAGCACTCTGCAATTGTGCTGtggccccaggccctggccagtaCTGCCCCTCCTGCATTCTTGGTGGACACAGCTTCTCTGGAGACCCCCAGCAGGCAGCATGCCCTGGTGCCTGCTGTGCATCTTTCTCTCCTTTGCCCCATTATTAAAGGTTTTATTTGCCATCTTGCCATCCTTGGGCCTTGCTCCTGGTGGACTGTACACGGGCTTCAACTGA
- the Tcea2 gene encoding transcription elongation factor A protein 2 isoform X3 — protein MDLLRELKAMPITLHLLQSTRVGMSVNALRKQSSDEEVIALAKSLIKSWKKLLDASDAQTRNQGKGTPLPTSASKDGSEAMDPRDVGQPLLDTLTAETPCPSHLSRKKPELPRMLSTPRITTFPPVPVTCDAVRNKCREMLTTALRTDHDHVAVGADCERLSAQIEECIFRDVGNTDMKYKNRVRSRIANLKDAKNPDLRRNVLCGAITPQQIAVMTSEEMASDELKEIRKAMTKEAIREHQMARTGGTQTDLFTCGKCRKKNCTYTQVQTRSSDEPMTTFVVCNECGNRWKVVLLSTLQLCCGPRPWPVLPLLHSWWTQLLWRPPAGSMPWCLLCIFLSFAPLLKVLFAILPSLGLAPGGLYTGFN, from the exons ATGGACCTGCTGCGGGAGCTGAAGGCCATGCCTATCACGCTGCACCTGCTCCAG TCCACCCGTGTTGGGATGTCTGTCAACGCCCTGCGGAAGCAGAGCTCGGACGAGGAGGTCATTGCACTGGCCAAGTCCCTCATCAAGTCCTGGAAGAAGCTCCTGG ATGCTTCCGATGCTCAAACCAGGAATCAGGGGAAGGGCACACCTTTGCCCACATCAGCCTCAAAGGATGGCTCAGAGGCCATGGATCCCAG GGATGTTGGTCAGCCTTTGCTGGATACTCTCACAGCTGAGACTCCCTGCCCTAGCCATCTGAG CCGCAAGAAGCCGGAGCTTCCCAGGATGCTGTCCACCCCAAGGATTACCACGTTCCCCCCAGTGCCTGTTACCTGTGATGCTGTGCGCAACAAGTGCCGTGAGATGCTTACCACTGCCCTGCGAACAGACC ATGACCATGTGGCTGTTGGTGCGGACTGTGAGCGACTGTCAGCCCAGATTGAGGAGT GCATCTTCCGGGATGTGGGAAACACAGACATGAAGTACAAGAACCGCGTGCGCAGTCGGATTGCCAACCTGAAGGATGCCAAGAACCCTGACCTGCGGCGTAACGTGCTGTGTGGTGCCATAACCCCGCAGCAGATTGCAGTGATGACATCGGAG GAGATGGCCAGTGACGAGCTGAAGGAGATCCGCAAGGCCATGACCAAGGAGGCCATCCGCGAGCACCAGATGGCACGCACGGGGGGCACTCAGACCGACCTGTTCACCTGTGGCAAGTGCAGGAAGAAGAACTGCACCTACACGCAG GTACAGACGCGCAGCTCTGATGAGCCCATGACCACCTTTGTTGTTTGCAATGAGTGTGGAAATCGCTGGAAGGTAG TTCTGCTGAGCACTCTGCAATTGTGCTGtggccccaggccctggccagtaCTGCCCCTCCTGCATTCTTGGTGGACACAGCTTCTCTGGAGACCCCCAGCAGGCAGCATGCCCTGGTGCCTGCTGTGCATCTTTCTCTCCTTTGCCCCATTATTAAAGGTTTTATTTGCCATCTTGCCATCCTTGGGCCTTGCTCCTGGTGGACTGTACACGGGCTTCAACTGA
- the Tcea2 gene encoding transcription elongation factor A protein 2 isoform X1 — protein MMGKEEEIARIARRLDKMVTRKSAEGAMDLLRELKAMPITLHLLQSTRVGMSVNALRKQSSDEEVIALAKSLIKSWKKLLDASDAQTRNQGKGTPLPTSASKDGSEAMDPRDVGQPLLDTLTAETPCPSHLSRKKPELPRMLSTPRITTFPPVPVTCDAVRNKCREMLTTALRTDHDHVAVGADCERLSAQIEECIFRDVGNTDMKYKNRVRSRIANLKDAKNPDLRRNVLCGAITPQQIAVMTSEEMASDELKEIRKAMTKEAIREHQMARTGGTQTDLFTCGKCRKKNCTYTQVQTRSSDEPMTTFVVCNECGNRWKVVLLSTLQLCCGPRPWPVLPLLHSWWTQLLWRPPAGSMPWCLLCIFLSFAPLLKVLFAILPSLGLAPGGLYTGFN, from the exons ATGATGGGCAAGGAGGAGGAGATTGCGCGGATCGCCCGGAGGCTGGACAAGATGGTGACCAGGAAGAGCGCG GAGGGAGCCATGGACCTGCTGCGGGAGCTGAAGGCCATGCCTATCACGCTGCACCTGCTCCAG TCCACCCGTGTTGGGATGTCTGTCAACGCCCTGCGGAAGCAGAGCTCGGACGAGGAGGTCATTGCACTGGCCAAGTCCCTCATCAAGTCCTGGAAGAAGCTCCTGG ATGCTTCCGATGCTCAAACCAGGAATCAGGGGAAGGGCACACCTTTGCCCACATCAGCCTCAAAGGATGGCTCAGAGGCCATGGATCCCAG GGATGTTGGTCAGCCTTTGCTGGATACTCTCACAGCTGAGACTCCCTGCCCTAGCCATCTGAG CCGCAAGAAGCCGGAGCTTCCCAGGATGCTGTCCACCCCAAGGATTACCACGTTCCCCCCAGTGCCTGTTACCTGTGATGCTGTGCGCAACAAGTGCCGTGAGATGCTTACCACTGCCCTGCGAACAGACC ATGACCATGTGGCTGTTGGTGCGGACTGTGAGCGACTGTCAGCCCAGATTGAGGAGT GCATCTTCCGGGATGTGGGAAACACAGACATGAAGTACAAGAACCGCGTGCGCAGTCGGATTGCCAACCTGAAGGATGCCAAGAACCCTGACCTGCGGCGTAACGTGCTGTGTGGTGCCATAACCCCGCAGCAGATTGCAGTGATGACATCGGAG GAGATGGCCAGTGACGAGCTGAAGGAGATCCGCAAGGCCATGACCAAGGAGGCCATCCGCGAGCACCAGATGGCACGCACGGGGGGCACTCAGACCGACCTGTTCACCTGTGGCAAGTGCAGGAAGAAGAACTGCACCTACACGCAG GTACAGACGCGCAGCTCTGATGAGCCCATGACCACCTTTGTTGTTTGCAATGAGTGTGGAAATCGCTGGAAGGTAG TTCTGCTGAGCACTCTGCAATTGTGCTGtggccccaggccctggccagtaCTGCCCCTCCTGCATTCTTGGTGGACACAGCTTCTCTGGAGACCCCCAGCAGGCAGCATGCCCTGGTGCCTGCTGTGCATCTTTCTCTCCTTTGCCCCATTATTAAAGGTTTTATTTGCCATCTTGCCATCCTTGGGCCTTGCTCCTGGTGGACTGTACACGGGCTTCAACTGA
- the Tcea2 gene encoding transcription elongation factor A protein 2 isoform X4 has product MMGKEEEIARIARRLDKMVTRKSAEGAMDLLRELKAMPITLHLLQSTRVGMSVNALRKQSSDEEVIALAKSLIKSWKKLLDASDAQTRNQGKGTPLPTSASKDGSEAMDPRDVGQPLLDTLTAETPCPSHLSRKKPELPRMLSTPRITTFPPVPVTCDAVRNKCREMLTTALRTDHDHVAVGADCERLSAQIEECIFRDVGNTDMKYKNRVRSRIANLKDAKNPDLRRNVLCGAITPQQIAVMTSEEMASDELKEIRKAMTKEAIREHQMARTGGTQTDLFTCGKCRKKNCTYTQVQTRSSDEPMTTFVVCNECGNRWKFC; this is encoded by the exons ATGATGGGCAAGGAGGAGGAGATTGCGCGGATCGCCCGGAGGCTGGACAAGATGGTGACCAGGAAGAGCGCG GAGGGAGCCATGGACCTGCTGCGGGAGCTGAAGGCCATGCCTATCACGCTGCACCTGCTCCAG TCCACCCGTGTTGGGATGTCTGTCAACGCCCTGCGGAAGCAGAGCTCGGACGAGGAGGTCATTGCACTGGCCAAGTCCCTCATCAAGTCCTGGAAGAAGCTCCTGG ATGCTTCCGATGCTCAAACCAGGAATCAGGGGAAGGGCACACCTTTGCCCACATCAGCCTCAAAGGATGGCTCAGAGGCCATGGATCCCAG GGATGTTGGTCAGCCTTTGCTGGATACTCTCACAGCTGAGACTCCCTGCCCTAGCCATCTGAG CCGCAAGAAGCCGGAGCTTCCCAGGATGCTGTCCACCCCAAGGATTACCACGTTCCCCCCAGTGCCTGTTACCTGTGATGCTGTGCGCAACAAGTGCCGTGAGATGCTTACCACTGCCCTGCGAACAGACC ATGACCATGTGGCTGTTGGTGCGGACTGTGAGCGACTGTCAGCCCAGATTGAGGAGT GCATCTTCCGGGATGTGGGAAACACAGACATGAAGTACAAGAACCGCGTGCGCAGTCGGATTGCCAACCTGAAGGATGCCAAGAACCCTGACCTGCGGCGTAACGTGCTGTGTGGTGCCATAACCCCGCAGCAGATTGCAGTGATGACATCGGAG GAGATGGCCAGTGACGAGCTGAAGGAGATCCGCAAGGCCATGACCAAGGAGGCCATCCGCGAGCACCAGATGGCACGCACGGGGGGCACTCAGACCGACCTGTTCACCTGTGGCAAGTGCAGGAAGAAGAACTGCACCTACACGCAG GTACAGACGCGCAGCTCTGATGAGCCCATGACCACCTTTGTTGTTTGCAATGAGTGTGGAAATCGCTGGAAG TTCTGCTGA